A genomic window from Micromonospora sp. WMMA1947 includes:
- a CDS encoding glucose-6-phosphate dehydrogenase assembly protein OpcA, producing the protein MIGLWDTTGNEVVKALAAERRSAGGVASGMALTLIVVVDEKRVREAEAAATIAAAAHPCRLLVVVRSDVERDRNRLDAEIVVGGRLGPCEAVVTRMYGRLALHAESVVMPLLVPDVPVVTWWHGEPPQEISTDFLGVVADRRITDSAQAADPIAALRQRAHDYAPGDTDLAWTRITPWRTLVAGAFDTTQARVTEASVVAPPSDPTAALMRGWLSARLGIDPVLTATDEFPRMRQVQLRCANGDELTLTRDDSVAVFRRTGQEDRMLPLVRRPLGDELAEELRRLDADQVYAEALGATAGITGLDQRPAQRVHVWKDPATAQRAEAGVTAHAGATANE; encoded by the coding sequence TTGATCGGGCTGTGGGACACCACCGGCAACGAGGTGGTGAAGGCGCTGGCCGCGGAACGGCGCAGCGCGGGCGGGGTGGCCAGTGGCATGGCGCTCACGCTGATCGTGGTGGTGGACGAGAAGCGGGTACGCGAGGCCGAGGCCGCGGCCACCATCGCCGCGGCGGCGCATCCGTGCCGTCTGCTCGTGGTGGTCCGCTCCGACGTGGAACGGGACCGCAACCGGCTGGACGCGGAGATCGTCGTGGGCGGCCGGCTCGGCCCGTGCGAGGCGGTCGTGACCCGGATGTACGGGCGGCTCGCCCTGCACGCCGAATCCGTCGTGATGCCGCTGCTGGTGCCCGACGTACCGGTGGTGACGTGGTGGCACGGCGAACCGCCGCAGGAGATCTCCACCGACTTCCTCGGCGTGGTCGCGGACCGGCGGATCACCGACTCGGCGCAGGCGGCCGACCCGATCGCCGCGCTGCGGCAACGGGCTCACGACTACGCCCCCGGCGACACCGACCTGGCGTGGACCCGGATCACGCCGTGGCGCACGCTCGTGGCGGGCGCGTTCGACACCACCCAGGCCCGGGTCACCGAGGCGAGCGTGGTGGCGCCCCCGTCGGACCCGACGGCGGCGCTGATGCGCGGGTGGCTCAGCGCCCGGCTCGGCATCGACCCGGTCCTGACCGCCACCGACGAGTTCCCGCGGATGCGCCAGGTGCAGCTGCGCTGCGCCAACGGCGACGAGCTGACGCTCACCCGGGACGACAGCGTCGCGGTGTTCCGGCGTACCGGGCAGGAGGACCGCATGCTGCCGCTGGTACGCCGGCCGCTCGGCGACGAACTGGCCGAGGAGCTGCGCCGCCTCGACGCCGACCAGGTGTACGCGGAGGCGCTCGGCGCCACCGCCGGGATCACCGGGCTCGACCAGCGTCCGGCTCAGCGGGTGCACGTGTGGAAGGATCCGGCGACCGCCCAGCGGGCCGAGGCCGGCGTGACCGCGCACGCGGGCGCGACCGCGAACGAGTGA
- the tkt gene encoding transketolase gives MAANRPELPALNWSDLDRRAVDTVRVLAMDAVEKSGNGHPGTAMSLAPVAYLLFNRVMRHNPADPNWAGRDRFVLSAGHSSLTLYIQLFLSGYPLSLDDLKALRQWGSLTPGHPEHGHTPGVETTTGPLGQGLGNAVGMAMAARRERGLFDPEPDRADSPFRHDIWCIASDGDIEEGITHEASALAGHQQLGNLCVIYDDNEISIEDDTRIAKSEDVAARYEAYGWHVQTVDWRSGDADQGDYHEDVEALYQALLAAKAETDRPSFIALRTIIGWPAPNKQNTGKIHGSALGADEVKATKEILGFDPQRTFEVDEEVLKHARQVLERGAQEQAEWTTGFDAWAQANPERKALWDRMATRTLPTGWTDALPTFPADAKGVATRAASGKILEALAPVLPELWGGSADLAESNNTTMKGEPSFVPAAHATKDFSGDEYGRTLHFGIREHAMGSILNGIALHGGTRPYGGTFLVFSDYMRPAVRLAALMKLPVTYVWTHDSIGLGEDGPTHQPIEHLTALRAIPGLDVVRPADANETVWAWRQALEHTDRPTALALSRQALPTLDRTDLAGAEGVAKGGYVLAEASNGKPQVIIIGTGSEVQLCLTARERLEADGTPTRVVSMPCQEWFFAQDEAYRESVLPRGVKARVSVEAGIAMSWRAIVGDSGECVSIEHYGASAPHTVLFEQFGFTPDRIVAAAHAALTRVGDITGFTTGN, from the coding sequence GTGGCTGCCAACCGACCCGAGCTTCCCGCTCTCAACTGGTCCGACCTCGACCGCAGGGCCGTCGACACGGTCCGCGTGCTGGCCATGGACGCCGTGGAGAAATCCGGCAACGGCCACCCGGGGACGGCGATGAGCCTCGCCCCGGTGGCGTACCTGCTCTTCAACCGGGTCATGCGGCACAACCCCGCCGACCCGAACTGGGCCGGGCGCGACCGGTTCGTGCTCTCCGCCGGCCACTCCAGCCTGACGCTCTACATCCAGCTCTTCCTCTCCGGCTACCCGCTGTCGCTGGACGACCTCAAGGCGCTGCGCCAGTGGGGCTCGCTCACCCCGGGCCACCCGGAGCACGGCCACACCCCGGGTGTGGAGACCACCACCGGTCCGCTCGGCCAGGGCCTGGGCAACGCGGTCGGCATGGCCATGGCGGCCCGCCGCGAGCGCGGCCTGTTCGACCCCGAGCCGGACCGCGCCGACTCGCCGTTCCGGCACGACATCTGGTGCATCGCCTCCGACGGTGACATCGAGGAGGGCATCACCCACGAGGCCAGCGCGCTCGCCGGTCACCAGCAGCTCGGCAACCTCTGCGTGATCTACGACGACAACGAGATCTCGATCGAGGACGACACCCGCATCGCCAAGAGCGAGGACGTGGCGGCCCGCTACGAGGCGTACGGCTGGCACGTGCAGACCGTCGACTGGCGCAGCGGCGACGCCGACCAGGGCGACTACCACGAGGACGTGGAGGCGCTGTACCAGGCGCTGCTGGCCGCCAAGGCGGAGACCGACCGGCCGTCGTTCATCGCGCTGCGCACGATCATCGGCTGGCCCGCGCCGAACAAGCAGAACACCGGCAAGATCCACGGCTCGGCGCTCGGCGCGGACGAGGTCAAGGCCACCAAGGAGATCCTCGGCTTCGACCCGCAGCGCACCTTCGAGGTCGACGAGGAGGTGCTCAAGCACGCCCGCCAGGTGCTGGAGCGCGGCGCGCAGGAGCAGGCCGAGTGGACCACCGGGTTCGACGCCTGGGCGCAGGCCAACCCGGAGCGCAAGGCGCTGTGGGACCGGATGGCCACCCGTACGCTGCCGACCGGCTGGACCGACGCGCTGCCGACCTTCCCGGCGGACGCCAAGGGCGTCGCCACCCGGGCCGCCTCCGGCAAGATCCTGGAGGCCCTGGCGCCGGTGCTGCCCGAGCTGTGGGGCGGCTCGGCCGACCTGGCCGAGAGCAACAACACCACCATGAAGGGCGAGCCGTCGTTCGTCCCGGCCGCGCACGCCACCAAGGACTTCTCCGGTGACGAGTACGGCCGCACGCTGCACTTCGGCATCCGCGAGCACGCCATGGGCTCGATCCTCAACGGCATCGCCCTGCACGGCGGCACCCGCCCGTACGGCGGCACGTTCCTGGTGTTCAGCGACTACATGCGCCCGGCGGTGCGGCTGGCCGCGCTGATGAAGCTGCCGGTGACGTACGTCTGGACGCACGACTCGATCGGCCTGGGCGAGGACGGCCCGACGCACCAGCCGATCGAGCACCTGACCGCGCTGCGGGCCATCCCCGGCCTGGACGTGGTCCGCCCGGCCGACGCCAACGAGACGGTCTGGGCGTGGCGGCAGGCGCTGGAGCACACCGACCGGCCGACCGCGCTGGCGCTCAGCCGCCAGGCGCTGCCGACGCTCGACCGCACCGACCTGGCCGGCGCCGAGGGCGTGGCCAAGGGCGGGTACGTGCTGGCCGAGGCGTCCAACGGCAAGCCGCAGGTGATCATCATCGGCACCGGCTCCGAGGTGCAGCTCTGCCTCACCGCGCGGGAGCGGCTGGAGGCCGACGGCACCCCCACCCGGGTCGTCTCCATGCCCTGCCAGGAGTGGTTCTTCGCCCAGGACGAGGCGTACCGGGAGTCGGTGCTGCCGCGCGGGGTAAAGGCACGGGTGAGCGTGGAGGCGGGCATCGCGATGTCGTGGCGGGCGATCGTCGGCGACAGCGGCGAGTGCGTGAGCATCGAGCACTACGGCGCCAGCGCGCCGCACACCGTGCTCTTCGAGCAGTTCGGGTTCACCCCCGACCGGATCGTGGCCGCCGCGCACGCGGCGCTGACCCGGGTCGGCGACATCACCGGTTTCACGACCGGCAACTGA
- a CDS encoding glucose-6-phosphate isomerase, which yields MSDLLAGRADMAAGLAVRGADALGASARAALVSHDVPARLAAADPALWGPGAEAAALARLGWLHAHRHSRELLPQLAELAAELDDLDHVVLAGDPGDTLAAEVVAECLGRRVTVLDTADPGPVRAALAAGAPARTLLVLAARRGLDRTTDAHLRAYRQAWADEGPDAARHVVVVTEPGSEPAARADELGAVVIPAEPGVAGPWAALTASGLVPAALAGAPVAEVLDEAEALTGALDRDRDNPALALGAALGAAPGAGRDTVALVPDGTGLDGLGRWAGALLADATGGRLLPVVAESPGSPGATGPGVLTVGLGGALGAGVGPGVAADIAVNGPLGAHLLTWTYAAAAAAVTLRADPFAAPAAIEVDVDVEPDAGPPSSVRDAIEVYAPSGAPADLTGALRWLLDGLGEREHLVVTAYLDRHADAAVAGLRPLLARAAGRPVTFGWGPRRPEHTDPDGRHLQITGAVTDDLDVPGRPYTFAQLQAAQAAGDRRALAGREHRVLRLHLTERAAGVAQLLETAGRTRT from the coding sequence GTGAGTGACCTGCTGGCCGGGCGGGCGGACATGGCCGCCGGGCTGGCCGTGCGCGGCGCGGACGCCCTCGGCGCGTCCGCACGCGCCGCGCTCGTCTCCCACGACGTCCCGGCCCGGCTCGCCGCCGCCGACCCGGCCCTCTGGGGGCCCGGCGCCGAGGCGGCGGCCCTCGCCCGCCTGGGCTGGCTGCACGCCCACCGGCACAGCCGGGAGTTGCTCCCCCAGCTCGCCGAACTGGCCGCCGAGCTGGACGACCTGGACCACGTGGTGCTGGCCGGCGACCCCGGCGACACGCTCGCCGCCGAGGTCGTCGCCGAGTGCCTGGGCCGCCGGGTGACGGTGCTCGACACCGCCGATCCGGGGCCGGTGCGGGCGGCGCTCGCCGCCGGCGCTCCGGCGCGTACCCTCCTGGTGCTCGCCGCCCGGCGCGGCCTGGACCGGACCACTGACGCCCACCTGCGGGCCTACCGGCAGGCGTGGGCGGACGAGGGCCCCGACGCCGCCCGGCACGTCGTGGTGGTCACCGAGCCCGGTTCCGAGCCGGCGGCGCGCGCCGACGAGCTGGGCGCGGTGGTGATCCCGGCCGAACCGGGCGTGGCCGGGCCGTGGGCCGCGCTCACCGCGTCCGGCCTGGTCCCGGCGGCGCTGGCCGGCGCTCCGGTGGCCGAGGTGCTGGACGAGGCGGAGGCGCTCACCGGCGCGCTCGACCGGGACCGGGACAACCCGGCCCTGGCGCTCGGCGCGGCCCTGGGCGCGGCGCCCGGCGCCGGACGGGACACGGTCGCGCTCGTTCCCGACGGCACCGGCCTCGACGGTCTGGGCCGGTGGGCCGGCGCACTGCTGGCCGACGCGACCGGCGGACGGCTCCTGCCGGTGGTCGCGGAGTCCCCCGGCTCCCCCGGTGCCACCGGGCCGGGCGTGCTCACAGTCGGTCTCGGCGGCGCCCTCGGCGCCGGCGTCGGACCGGGCGTGGCCGCCGACATCGCGGTGAACGGTCCGCTCGGCGCGCACCTGCTGACCTGGACCTACGCCGCCGCGGCCGCCGCGGTGACGCTGCGGGCCGACCCGTTCGCGGCACCCGCCGCCATCGAGGTCGACGTCGACGTCGAGCCCGACGCCGGGCCACCGTCGTCGGTCCGGGACGCGATCGAGGTGTACGCCCCGAGCGGCGCACCGGCCGACCTGACCGGCGCGCTGCGCTGGCTGCTCGACGGGCTGGGCGAACGGGAGCACCTCGTGGTGACCGCGTACCTCGACCGGCACGCCGACGCGGCGGTCGCCGGGCTGCGCCCGCTGCTGGCCCGGGCCGCCGGACGGCCGGTCACCTTCGGCTGGGGACCGCGCCGGCCGGAGCACACCGACCCGGACGGCCGGCATCTCCAGATCACCGGTGCGGTCACCGATGATCTGGACGTGCCCGGTCGTCCGTACACCTTCGCGCAGCTCCAGGCGGCCCAGGCCGCCGGCGACCGGCGGGCCCTGGCCGGCCGGGAGCACCGGGTGCTGCGCCTGCACCTGACCGAGCGGGCGGCGGGTGTCGCCCAGCTCCTGGAAACGGCCGGACGGACACGCACGTGA
- the zwf gene encoding glucose-6-phosphate dehydrogenase, whose product MNPLRDPQDRRLPRIPEPCALVIFGVTGDLARKKLLPAVYDLANRGLLPPGFVVLGFARRDWGDGDFESVAHDAAKKHARTPWREEVWARLAGNIKFVGGSFDDDAAFDQLAATLDELRDSHGIAGNAAFYFSIPPAAFPVVLKQLARTGMADNAKSGGWRRVVVEKPFGNDLPSAKALNDLVDDVFTRQDVFRIDHYLGKETVQNILALRFANNLFEPLWNSKYVDSVQITMAEDVGIGTRAAFYDSVGTARDVLQNHLLQLLALVAMEEPTSFDADEIRAEKLKVLKAITVPHDVSEDTVRGQYLPGWVGGERAKGYLEEEGVPEGSTTETYVAVKLGIQNRRWAGVPFYIRAGKRLPRRVTEVAIMFKKAPHLPFNAADMESLGPNQLVIRVQPDEGVVLKFGSKVPGTTMEVRDIAMDFQYGEAFTESSPEAYERLVLDVLIGDRTLFPDAAEVEQSWQVVDPLEHAWEGTTPEPYRAGEWGPRAADEMLAREGRAWRRA is encoded by the coding sequence GTGAACCCGCTGCGCGATCCGCAGGACCGGCGGCTGCCCCGGATCCCCGAGCCGTGTGCCCTGGTGATCTTCGGGGTGACCGGTGACCTGGCCCGCAAGAAGCTGCTGCCGGCGGTCTACGACCTGGCCAACCGGGGGCTCCTGCCGCCCGGCTTCGTGGTCCTGGGCTTCGCCCGCCGGGACTGGGGCGACGGCGACTTCGAGTCGGTGGCGCACGACGCGGCCAAGAAGCACGCCCGCACCCCGTGGCGGGAGGAGGTGTGGGCCCGGCTCGCCGGCAACATCAAGTTCGTCGGTGGCTCGTTCGACGACGACGCGGCGTTCGACCAGCTCGCCGCCACGCTCGACGAGCTGCGCGACTCGCACGGCATCGCCGGCAACGCGGCCTTCTACTTCTCCATCCCCCCGGCGGCCTTCCCGGTGGTGCTCAAGCAGCTCGCCCGTACCGGCATGGCGGACAACGCCAAGTCCGGCGGCTGGCGGCGGGTGGTCGTGGAGAAGCCGTTCGGCAACGACCTGCCCTCGGCCAAGGCCCTCAACGACCTCGTCGACGACGTGTTCACCCGCCAGGACGTGTTCCGGATCGACCACTACCTGGGCAAGGAGACGGTCCAGAACATCCTGGCGCTGCGCTTCGCCAACAACCTGTTCGAGCCGCTGTGGAACTCCAAGTACGTCGACTCGGTGCAGATCACCATGGCCGAGGACGTCGGCATCGGCACCCGCGCGGCCTTCTACGACTCCGTCGGCACCGCCCGCGACGTGCTCCAGAACCACCTGCTCCAGCTGCTCGCCCTGGTCGCGATGGAGGAGCCGACGAGCTTCGACGCCGACGAGATCCGGGCCGAGAAGCTCAAGGTGCTCAAGGCGATCACCGTGCCGCACGACGTCTCCGAGGACACCGTGCGCGGCCAGTACCTGCCCGGCTGGGTGGGCGGCGAACGCGCCAAGGGCTACCTCGAGGAGGAGGGCGTCCCGGAGGGCTCCACCACCGAGACGTACGTGGCGGTGAAGCTGGGCATCCAGAACCGCCGCTGGGCCGGGGTGCCGTTCTACATCCGGGCCGGCAAGCGGCTGCCCCGGCGGGTCACCGAGGTCGCCATCATGTTCAAGAAGGCGCCGCACCTGCCGTTCAACGCCGCCGACATGGAGTCCCTCGGCCCCAACCAGCTGGTCATCCGGGTGCAGCCGGACGAGGGCGTGGTGCTGAAGTTCGGCTCCAAGGTGCCGGGCACCACGATGGAGGTCCGCGACATCGCGATGGACTTCCAGTACGGCGAGGCGTTCACCGAGTCCAGCCCCGAGGCGTACGAGCGGCTGGTGCTGGACGTGCTGATCGGCGACCGGACGCTGTTCCCGGACGCGGCCGAGGTGGAGCAGAGCTGGCAGGTCGTCGACCCGCTGGAGCACGCCTGGGAGGGCACCACCCCGGAGCCGTACCGGGCCGGTGAGTGGGGGCCCCGGGCCGCCGACGAGATGCTGGCCCGCGAGGGCCGGGCTTGGCGGAGAGCGTGA
- the tpiA gene encoding triose-phosphate isomerase, with the protein MASTTRRPLMAGNWKMNLNHLEANLLVQKLAASLNEKQLTDVECVVLPPFTDLRTVQTAVDGDKLLIGYGAQDLSPHPSGAYTGDIAGPMLAKLGCGYVVVGHSERRQYHNEDDALVNAKVAAALANGLTPILCIGEGLEVREQSGQVRHCCDQLDGALKGLTAEQVTKVVVAYEPVWAIGTGKTATPEDAQEVCGAVRKRIAETYDEGTAAQVRILYGGSVKASNVAAIMAQPDVDGALVGGASLDADEFAQICRFPEHIAR; encoded by the coding sequence ATGGCGAGCACGACCCGCCGGCCGCTGATGGCCGGCAACTGGAAGATGAACCTGAACCACCTCGAGGCCAACCTGCTGGTGCAGAAGCTGGCCGCGAGCCTGAACGAGAAGCAGCTCACCGACGTCGAGTGCGTGGTGCTGCCGCCCTTCACCGACCTGCGTACCGTGCAGACCGCCGTGGACGGCGACAAGCTGCTGATCGGCTACGGCGCGCAGGACCTCTCTCCGCACCCGTCCGGCGCGTACACCGGTGACATCGCCGGGCCGATGCTGGCCAAGCTGGGCTGCGGGTACGTGGTGGTCGGCCACTCCGAGCGGCGGCAGTACCACAACGAGGACGACGCGCTCGTCAACGCGAAGGTGGCGGCGGCGCTGGCGAACGGGCTCACCCCGATCCTCTGCATCGGCGAGGGCCTGGAGGTCCGGGAGCAGTCGGGTCAGGTGCGGCACTGCTGCGACCAACTCGACGGCGCGCTGAAGGGGCTCACCGCCGAGCAGGTCACCAAGGTCGTCGTGGCGTACGAGCCGGTCTGGGCGATCGGCACCGGCAAGACGGCGACCCCGGAGGACGCCCAGGAGGTCTGCGGCGCGGTGCGCAAGCGCATCGCCGAGACCTACGACGAGGGCACCGCCGCGCAGGTCCGGATCCTGTACGGCGGGTCGGTCAAGGCGTCGAACGTCGCCGCGATCATGGCGCAGCCGGACGTGGACGGGGCCCTGGTCGGGGGCGCCAGCCTGGACGCGGACGAGTTCGCGCAGATCTGCCGGTTCCCGGAGCACATCGCTCGCTGA
- the secG gene encoding preprotein translocase subunit SecG, producing the protein MPIWFAYTMITLLVITSVLLVLLILLHRGKGGGLSSMFGGGVSSSLAGSSVAEKNLDRYTVLVGIVWFACIVGLGLWLRLQMASGT; encoded by the coding sequence ATGCCGATCTGGTTCGCCTACACGATGATCACGTTGCTGGTCATCACCAGCGTGCTGCTCGTCCTGCTGATCCTCCTGCACCGCGGCAAGGGCGGCGGGTTGTCGAGCATGTTCGGCGGCGGCGTCAGCTCCAGCCTGGCCGGCTCGTCGGTGGCCGAGAAGAACCTCGACCGCTACACCGTTCTGGTGGGAATCGTCTGGTTCGCCTGCATCGTCGGGCTCGGACTCTGGCTGCGACTGCAGATGGCCAGCGGCACCTGA
- the tal gene encoding transaldolase yields the protein MTDRLKELQGAGVAIWLDDLSRVRLSSGGLDKLRRESHVAGVTTNPTIFAKALSDADEYDWQLRDLAVRGVDVEEAVRMLTTYDVRWACDVMRPSYDVSGGVDGRVSIEVDPRSAHDAAKTVAEAKALWWLVDRPNLFIKIPATEEGLPAITATLAEGISVNVTLIFGLDRYSQVMDAFLAGLEQAKENGHDLSKIGSVASFFVSRVDTEVDKRLEKIGSDQAKALRGKAAVANARLAYERYGEVFSSARWQKLADAGAHPQRPLWASTSTKNPDYRDVIYVEELIAPGTVNTMPEPVIHAYAEHGETKADTVTVAYDDARQVFADLQSVGVDLSDVIATLEREGVEKFEASWVELLEGVKKSLAEAAKGSGSPHRAAEGNAQAAQQAGGNA from the coding sequence ATGACGGACAGGCTGAAGGAGCTCCAGGGCGCCGGGGTGGCGATCTGGCTCGACGACCTTTCCCGGGTACGGCTGAGCTCCGGCGGGCTGGACAAGCTGCGCCGGGAGAGCCACGTGGCAGGGGTGACCACCAACCCGACGATCTTCGCCAAGGCGCTGAGCGACGCCGACGAGTACGACTGGCAGCTTCGTGACCTCGCCGTACGTGGCGTGGACGTCGAGGAGGCGGTCCGCATGCTCACCACGTACGACGTGCGGTGGGCCTGCGACGTGATGCGCCCGTCGTACGACGTCAGCGGCGGCGTGGACGGGCGGGTGTCGATCGAGGTGGACCCGCGCTCGGCGCACGACGCGGCGAAGACCGTCGCCGAGGCCAAGGCGCTGTGGTGGCTGGTCGACCGGCCGAACCTGTTCATCAAGATCCCGGCCACCGAGGAGGGCCTGCCCGCGATCACCGCGACGCTGGCCGAGGGGATCAGCGTCAACGTCACGCTGATCTTCGGGCTGGACCGGTACTCGCAGGTGATGGACGCCTTCCTGGCCGGCCTGGAGCAGGCGAAGGAGAACGGGCACGACCTGTCGAAGATCGGCTCCGTCGCCTCGTTCTTCGTCTCCCGGGTCGACACCGAGGTGGACAAGCGGCTGGAGAAGATCGGCTCGGACCAGGCCAAGGCGCTGCGCGGCAAGGCCGCCGTCGCCAACGCCCGGCTGGCGTACGAGCGCTACGGCGAGGTGTTCTCCTCGGCGCGCTGGCAGAAGCTGGCCGACGCGGGCGCCCACCCGCAGCGCCCGCTGTGGGCCTCCACCTCGACGAAGAACCCGGACTACCGGGACGTCATCTACGTCGAGGAGCTGATCGCGCCCGGCACCGTCAACACCATGCCGGAGCCGGTCATCCACGCCTACGCCGAGCACGGCGAGACGAAGGCGGACACCGTCACCGTCGCCTACGACGACGCGCGTCAGGTCTTCGCCGACCTCCAGTCGGTGGGCGTGGACCTGTCCGACGTGATCGCCACGCTGGAGCGCGAGGGCGTGGAGAAGTTCGAGGCGAGCTGGGTGGAGCTGCTGGAGGGGGTCAAGAAGTCCCTCGCCGAGGCGGCCAAGGGCTCGGGCAGCCCGCACCGGGCCGCCGAGGGCAACGCGCAGGCGGCCCAGCAGGCCGGCGGCAACGCGTGA
- a CDS encoding RNA polymerase-binding protein RbpA — MPSNNVIRGTRVGSAPERFDQRVEPAPRRPVVYWCRHGHRVEFLIAAEAETPAAWECPRCGEPAGPDPGAPPDRERAEPYKTHLAYVQERRTPEEGEALLAEALDALRRRRGRA, encoded by the coding sequence GTGCCCAGCAACAACGTCATCCGCGGCACCCGGGTCGGGTCCGCCCCCGAGCGGTTCGACCAGCGGGTGGAGCCCGCGCCGCGCCGCCCGGTCGTCTACTGGTGCCGCCACGGGCACCGGGTCGAGTTCCTGATCGCCGCCGAGGCGGAGACGCCGGCGGCCTGGGAGTGCCCCCGCTGCGGCGAGCCCGCCGGCCCCGACCCGGGCGCCCCGCCGGACCGCGAGCGCGCCGAGCCGTACAAGACCCATCTCGCGTACGTGCAGGAGCGGCGCACGCCGGAGGAGGGGGAGGCGCTGCTGGCCGAGGCCCTCGACGCGCTGCGCCGACGTCGTGGCCGCGCCTGA
- a CDS encoding heme o synthase — protein MSMITERPVSNPAGQSPVGAVAELPASGRRDVRAVVAAYVTLTKPRIVELLLVTTVPAMMLAHGGMPSLWLVAVVLVGGSLAAGAASVINCYIDRDIDQLMRRTKRRPLPAHTVSPRSALVFGLVLAAVSVALMAAATNWLATVLTVAAIAYYDLVYTLWLKRTTAANTFWGGICGAAPVLIGWAAVTGTLAPAAWGLFAVVFFWQMPHFYALAIKYKADYARAGVPMLPVVASVRRVNAEIIGFSWLTVLSSLAVWPLGMSPIYGVTALVVGGIFLVEAHKLCRRATRGEAVKPMRLFHWSTTYLTILFAAVALDALI, from the coding sequence GTGAGCATGATCACCGAGCGCCCCGTCAGCAACCCTGCCGGGCAGTCGCCGGTGGGCGCGGTGGCGGAGTTGCCGGCGAGCGGCCGGCGGGACGTGCGCGCCGTGGTGGCGGCGTACGTGACGCTGACCAAGCCGCGGATCGTCGAGCTGCTGCTGGTCACCACCGTGCCGGCGATGATGCTGGCCCACGGCGGGATGCCGTCGCTGTGGCTGGTCGCGGTGGTGCTCGTCGGCGGGTCGCTCGCGGCCGGCGCGGCGAGCGTCATCAACTGCTACATCGACCGCGACATCGACCAGCTCATGCGGCGCACCAAGCGCCGCCCGCTGCCCGCGCACACCGTGTCGCCGCGCAGCGCGCTGGTCTTCGGCCTGGTGCTGGCCGCCGTGTCGGTGGCGCTGATGGCGGCGGCGACGAACTGGCTGGCGACGGTGCTGACGGTGGCCGCGATCGCCTACTACGACCTGGTCTACACGCTGTGGCTGAAGCGGACCACCGCCGCCAACACGTTCTGGGGCGGCATCTGCGGCGCCGCGCCGGTGCTGATCGGCTGGGCCGCCGTCACCGGCACGCTGGCGCCGGCCGCGTGGGGCCTGTTCGCTGTGGTCTTCTTCTGGCAGATGCCGCACTTCTACGCGCTGGCCATCAAGTACAAGGCGGACTACGCCCGCGCCGGGGTGCCGATGCTGCCGGTGGTGGCCTCGGTCCGGCGGGTGAACGCCGAGATCATCGGCTTCTCCTGGCTGACGGTGCTCTCCTCGCTGGCGGTGTGGCCGCTCGGGATGAGCCCGATCTACGGCGTGACGGCGCTCGTGGTCGGCGGGATCTTCCTCGTCGAGGCACACAAGCTGTGCCGGCGCGCGACGCGCGGCGAGGCGGTCAAGCCGATGCGGCTGTTCCACTGGTCCACCACGTACCTCACGATCCTCTTCGCGGCCGTCGCGCTCGACGCGCTCATCTGA
- the pgl gene encoding 6-phosphogluconolactonase: MTEASVAVHADPDLLAQAVAARLVVKLLDAQAERGQASVVLTGGRIAAAVYRAVGQLPARDAVDWSRVDVWWGDERFLPAGDPERNETQARAALLDTVPLDPARIHPMPASDGPAGDDPEAAAAGYARELAAAARPGNAIVPHFDVLMLGVGEDGHVASVFPEHPVHHDNRPVSAVRGSPKPPPVRTTLTLPTINTAEEVWLIAAGADKARAVGMALAGAGPVQVPAAGVRGVSRTLWLLDRAAAANVPPRLRSLR; encoded by the coding sequence ATGACTGAGGCGAGTGTCGCCGTACACGCCGACCCCGACCTGCTGGCGCAGGCGGTGGCGGCCCGGTTGGTGGTGAAGCTGCTCGACGCGCAGGCCGAGCGCGGCCAGGCGTCGGTGGTGCTGACCGGCGGGCGGATCGCCGCGGCGGTGTACCGGGCGGTCGGGCAGCTGCCCGCCCGGGACGCGGTCGACTGGTCCCGGGTCGACGTGTGGTGGGGTGACGAGCGGTTCCTGCCCGCCGGTGACCCGGAGCGCAACGAGACGCAGGCGCGGGCGGCGCTGCTGGACACGGTGCCGCTGGACCCGGCCCGGATCCACCCGATGCCTGCCTCCGACGGCCCCGCCGGTGACGACCCGGAGGCGGCCGCCGCCGGGTACGCCAGGGAGCTGGCCGCCGCCGCCCGGCCCGGTAACGCGATCGTGCCGCACTTCGACGTGCTGATGCTCGGCGTCGGTGAGGACGGGCACGTGGCGTCGGTGTTCCCGGAGCACCCGGTGCACCACGACAACCGGCCGGTCAGCGCGGTGCGGGGCAGCCCGAAGCCGCCGCCGGTGCGGACCACGCTGACCCTGCCGACGATCAACACGGCCGAGGAGGTGTGGCTGATCGCCGCCGGGGCGGACAAGGCCCGGGCGGTGGGCATGGCGCTGGCCGGGGCCGGGCCGGTGCAGGTGCCGGCCGCCGGGGTGCGGGGCGTCTCCCGTACCCTCTGGCTGCTCGACCGGGCCGCGGCGGCGAACGTGCCGCCGCGCCTGCGCAGCCTCCGCTGA